A window of Poecilia reticulata strain Guanapo linkage group LG23, Guppy_female_1.0+MT, whole genome shotgun sequence genomic DNA:
GAGTAACAAGTAGAAAGGGAGTGGCTAGTTTATCTCTGTCTATCTACTGTCACAGTTTagttattttcaaatgtcaagattattttattgatccctgcagaaaaattattttgtccaattaacacaaaatacagtaaaaacaaagtaaaatgtacCATAGTGTACAGTCACCCAAACTACCAGGTGTGCAACATGCCACAGACAGTACAATACACTCAGCCAGGCTCTTAGCCTAACTGACTGTTGGTGTTATGTATTTTGATGGTGTGGGGATAAATGACCTCCTGAGGATCTCAGTCCTGCAGCCCAATGACTGGAACCTTTAGCTATAGCAGCTCTTTAGCTCAGCCAGGACGGAGCGGAAAGGGGCAACCGTTACTGATCGGGTTGCTCTGTGCCATCCTCTAGTAGACCCTCTCAAAAACAGTCCCAACAGGATAAAACCAGAGCTTGTCCTGACATTTCCTGTTCTTCTTTCAACTAGTCACCACAGCAAACGAGATCTTTCTAATGTGGGGGACACTGGTCATCACATAAATCTCCTGTTTCCTATTTGTTCCATCAAACACCAtccagatgtaaaaaaaattctctttttcaaaattatatgtttttgactatttcttacaaaataaagatattttaatgtttcatgttttcacactTCACTGTATTCATCACCGTAATGCCATATAGATGTTTTATCCATTACTAATTTCACAAAGTGAAGAACGTTTTCTACTGTGAAAGGCAGTAAGGGAGTGTTTTCTTACTTTAAGGAAAATGTGACGCTGTCCACTGAATAAACAGTAACCGAGTGCTGGAGTGTCTGTGTCATTTTTGTGGTGGTGATTTATAGCTCAGAAAATCCAGTGACGCATGGAGACTTAGTGGTTTTCAGAGTCACCATGTGGACCACAGCTGGAACCAATGAGTGTATGGATGTTGTTAGAGGAGGATGGCTATGATGGTGTCCAACAGCAACATACAGTCAGATAGCCGGATACAAACTCATAGAGTTTCCTCCACAATGTGACTCTTgcgttaaaataaataaataatttccacaTACAACTTGACCTTGTTACCGTATCCTCCACATTTATTGGCAGGTTGGGTAGCAACCagtaaaatgtcaaactgaaacAATTAGCAAAATCAAACCTTTAATTAGATCATATTTACCAAGGGGAAAAAGCACTTTAAGCAGAACATTATTTACATAAGATATGTTCCACAGAAACTGTCACTCATTTATGTAGAACAGCACTTCTCTTATAAAATCGCATAAATTTGAAGTAAACCTTGCGCAAATAGTCGTCCATAAAGTTTACCAGTGACCGGTTGTTACATGACCTATGCACATCCTCCATAGTCCTGGGTTTCCTCTGACGCTGTTTGTCAGCCTCTCTACTCTTGATTTTGTTCTGATTTGGTGACGGTCTTCTTGAACAACTCAATGAAGACCCATTACAGATCTCTTGACTGCCACGCAAAACATGACATGACTCCCCGggcttctagaaaaaaaacagccccTCCATCGTGCTCATCAATGGGCCTGAGGTGTTGTGTACCATTGATTGTTGTCCCTATATGATATCGTCAAGTTTCTTGAGAGGAAGCTTCCCCATTGAATGCTTTTCTCATTCGTTTATGTACTCTGACAGGAAATGCAAAAGTAGACTGTTGCACTTAAATGATAGCAGAAAGCGTACATTAGGAACCTGCAGGTTTGGGCCTAAACTCATGGAAGGACTCACTGATCACTAGTGGAAGGCCAAGCTGGATGAGGTAGTCCCATCATATGTTTATAAAAACTCCCATAGGGATGATGAAAAGCTGCCACTCTGTACTTTGGGGCGTTCTGCTAACCGTCCAacagaactctgcagctgactCTCCTACTCCAGGACCTGGATGCTGGCCTTTTTGTTCCCTCCGCCTCCGGGCAGCTTGAGGTTCCTCTCTGTGATCTCAGCGACGTATTCCTCAGACTCGGACTCAgacgtctcctcctcctcttctgatTCGCTGCCCGACTCGTTCAGCTCCACCACAGCTACGTCCTGGACAGACAGGAGCACATGATCTTTATCTGAACACTAAAATAACGGAACGTCCAATAATCTCTGCAAAACACCGCTAGTCTGACGAGTGCTTTGCCTCTGTCAAACATTACGGGGGAATTTGTATAACTGATGTCAGCGTTCCCAGGAGGTTCTGATCATTTTACCAGGTGATAATCCTCTGAAGGAGGAAACTAACCTGACAGGTCTACAGGTGGAGCTCAGTAAACTAGAAAATCGGAAAAGGTTCATTTGTTTCtgcaattcaaaaagtgaaacttctggctcacagaaaacactgaatgtCTCTTTAGAccaatagcaaaaaaaaaaataaattcaatgtGGGACTACAGAAAGGTATTTCCATCCACTCTGTGCTATATGAACTCAAAACATGAAAGATGCTCTTTTGCATCTCACATGATTCCTCTTCCTTGCCTTCCTTTAATCCTTCCACTTGATTTTCCAGAAAAGCTAGTCAGAGTTCACATTGAGAAGGACGGAGCTGTAAACATGActaatcctggaagaaaacctgcagaaccaGGAAGCTGTCTCTGCTAAGAGCTTCCAGGCAGTGTTTGCTGTTTTACGTCCAAGCTTGGTAACACTTTACACTgccttgtgaaagtattcagcccccttgaacttttcaacctATTGCCGCTTTTCAGGCTTCAAACATAAAGAtccaaaatgtttattattttgtgaagaatcaacAACAAGTGGACACAATCATGAGGTGGAACAAAATCtattggatattttaaactttaacaaataaaaaactgcaaagtgggGCATGCAATATTATTTGGCCCCCTTGCGTTAATACTTTGTAGCGCCACCTTTTGCTGAGATTACAGCTGACAccatcataaacatgacataacacctgttatgaacttGAAAGAGTCTTGAAGCGTCATTCAGAAAATAAcacctttaatgcaaagttgcattaaaagtccattaaaagtgacCTTATTTTTATGAACTAAGTAATtaatgaagactccttcatgttcataacagatgctatgtcatgtttatgacagtgtcacatcagtcttatgcacaccccctcaaataaagtgttgctcTTAACTTTAAACACTCATCAGCTGAAGGCTGTagtgcgcacacacactcacacacgcacacacacagacacacacacacaactgatCAGACTGAGCGACACTCACCATCTCTATGACCCGTTCTGCCTTGTCCACGTTCTGAATGTCAAAGTGTCCTTCAGGagcctcctccagctgctgcttcagcttctCGTTGGCCTCAGCCATCCGAGGCAGGAAGCTCTGCAGGCGCTCCAGGACTGAAGGGCAGAAAAGGTTTGAATGTAAATGTTACGGGCAAACTTAAGGCCAGATATTTCAGGAGGAGGTCTCACCGCTGCTCCTTGGCACCCGCTCCGTCTGCAGGGATCGGCCCGCTCCGGGCTTCAGGAGGAGCTTCTCACTGAGGcctggaggaaaaacagcagcGGGTCAAACAGAgacaggaggaagaagaggacaCTTATTAACATCGCTTTTATCCGTTTTATGTTACAGTGGaaatactgatgtttttagAAAGAGTAATGTTTGTAGGATTCCAAGCCTCCTGCAGAAAATATCCTCTCATCCCAAATGTCCAAAAGTGATAATTATATGGACAAATCTTCTTTAGAGGTCTTTGGAGGAAGCATTAGGTTCTAAAtgagcttaaaaaaattaacataagatgtagcaattaatcaatttgATCAAGTGATCAGAGATTAGATGATCAATTACTGCAAGATCACAGTTCTTCCTTTTCATGAcaggcaacaaaaacaaagaactctCACAGTTTGTGCTCCATAAAATCAGCAGCTGGTAAAAGCCTGATTGGAGCATCTACAGTGGAAGCCAGACGCTGATAAAGAAATTGATCAAAATAATGTGATCACTGTAATAAATTCAGGAGATTTGGCCGTTTGCTGGTCTGAAGAATGCAGATGGAAAAATATGAGCAGTGAACTTAGAGAAGTAATGCTGGCTGCTCAGCAATGTGGGAAGAGTTATGAGTTCATTGCTCAACTGCGGCTCGGACAGATGCAACCCAAACAGAAAGACGTTGCCTTCTACAAGTCAGTAATTTTAACACTGTCTTCattcagaggcttcttcaaatacACTG
This region includes:
- the nopchap1 gene encoding NOP protein chaperone 1, giving the protein MSGNHSQVLATCVAHAELNFPSNMDLNTKKNISQSLLSCGNDGGLSEKLLLKPGAGRSLQTERVPRSSVLERLQSFLPRMAEANEKLKQQLEEAPEGHFDIQNVDKAERVIEMDVAVVELNESGSESEEEEETSESESEEYVAEITERNLKLPGGGGNKKASIQVLE